The Manihot esculenta cultivar AM560-2 chromosome 1, M.esculenta_v8, whole genome shotgun sequence genome has a window encoding:
- the LOC110608947 gene encoding glutathione S-transferase U17, whose translation MAKNELKLLGAWASPYVMRPRIALNIKSADYEFLQETFGSKSQLLLESNPVHKKIPVLIHNGKPICESLIIVEYIDEVWSSGPSILPSDPYDRATARFWGAYVDEKWFPNLKMLSTAEGEARDEVIGSLVEGLVLLEDAFKKMSKGKAFFGGDQIGYLDIAFGCYLGWLRAAEKMSGVKLVDEAKTPGLVKWAETFSSHPAVKDVMPDVDRLVEFGKSLAAKFKAAKTGS comes from the exons ATGGCTAAGAATGAGCTCAAGCTTCTAGGAGCATGGGCAAGCCCATATGTTATGAGACCAAGGATTGCCCTTAACATCAAATCTGCTGATTATGAGTTTCTTCAGGAAACTTTTGGATCAAAAAGCCAGCTCCTTCTTGAATCTAATCCTGTCCACAAGAAAATCCCTGTTCTCATTCACAATGGTAAGCCCATTTGTGAATCTCTAATCATTGTTGAGTACATCGACGAGGTTTGGTCTTCTGGCCCATCTATTCTTCCCTCTGATCCTTATGACCGAGCCACTGCAAGATTTTGGGGTGCCTATGTCGATGAGAAG TGGTTCCCAAACTTGAAAATGCTTTCAACTGCTGAAGGAGAGGCAAGAGATGAGGTGATAGGGAGCCTAGTAGAAGGGCTTGTGCTGCTGGAGGATGCATTTAAGAAGATGAGCAAAGGGAAGGCTTTCTTTGGAGGAGACCAAATTGGGTATCTTGATATAGCATTTGGTTGCTATTTGGGGTGGTTGAGAGCCGCAGAGAAGATGAGTGGAGTGAAGCTGGTAGATGAAGCAAAAACTCCAGGTCTTGTAAAGTGGGCTGAAACCTTCTCTTCTCATCCTGCTGTTAAGGATGTGATGCCAGACGTTGATAGGCTTGTGGAGTTTGGAAAGTCACTTGCAGCCAAATTCAAAGCAGCAAAAACTGGGTCCTAG
- the LOC110608916 gene encoding pentatricopeptide repeat-containing protein At1g59720, chloroplastic/mitochondrial yields the protein MVLAITPSPLPQILCKPNNSMNQHTHLLCCLNQCTDMLQLKQIHAQALRSTLPNHPDTLFLYSRILHFSALNDLNYAYRLFDGIHNPNSFTWNTLIRACARSSDSKEQAFMLYKRMLEQATVLPDKHTFPFVLKACAYLFALHEGKQAHAQMLKLGFQSDVYVNNSLIHFYASCGCLESAQNVFEKMSERSVVSWNAMIDALVQFGEFESALKHFVQLQNFSEPDGYTMQSVLNACAGLCALSLGMWVHAYILRKFDDNVAKDVLVNNCLVDMYCKCGSLDIALQVFERMDRRDVTSWNSMILGFAMHGKAALAFEYFDLMVRTWKLIPNSITFVGVLSACNHRCMVNEGQKYFEMMVSEYNIEPQLEHYGCLVDILARAGLIDEALNLVSSMPMKPDAVIWRSLLDSCCKKNASVELSEEMARQVLESKGGDCSGVYVLLSRVYASASRWNDVGLLRKLMTDRGVTKEPGCSLIEIDGVTHEFFAGDTSHARTKDIYQFLEVIEERLDSVGHTPDYSQAPMVDELNDGKQQNLRVHSERLAIALGLLSSKPGMPIRIFKNLQVCSDCHKVAKLISKIFHVEIIMRDRVRFHHFKDGFCSCMDYW from the coding sequence ATGGTTCTGGCAATTACCCCAAGCCCACTACCTCAAATCCTCTGCAAGCCCAACAACTCAATGAACCAACACACCCATCTCCTTTGCTGCTTGAATCAATGCACCGACATGTTACAGCTCAAGCAAATTCACGCTCAAGCTCTGCGTTCCACATTGCCTAATCATCCAGACACCCTCTTTCTTTACAGTCGAATACTCCATTTCTCTGCACTCAATGACCTCAACTATGCCTACCGACTATTTGATGGAATTCATAACCCCAATTCATTCACGTGGAACACACTAATTAGAGCCTGCGCGCGGAGCTCTGACAGTAAAGAACAAGCTTTTATGTTGTATAAAAGAATGCTAGAGCAGGCGACTGTTTTGCCTGATAAGCATACGTTCCCTTTCGTTTTGAAGGCTTGTGCTTACCTGTTTGCTTTGCATGAAGGGAAACAAGCACATGCTCAGATGCTTAAACTTGGGTTCCAATCAGATGTTTATGTAAATAACAGTTTGATTCATTTCTATGCTTCTTGTGGTTGTTTAGAGTCAGCACAGAATGTGTTTGAAAAAATGTCAGAAAGGAGTGTGGTCTCGTGGAACGCGATGATCGATGCACTTGTTCAGTTTGGTGAGTTCGAAAGTGCGTTAAAACACTTTGTTCAATTACAGAATTTTTCTGAACCCGATGGATACACAATGCAGAGCGTCCTAAATGCTTGTGCTGGGTTATGTGCGTTGTCTTTGGGGATGTGGGTTCATGCTTATATATTGAGAAAGTTTGATGATAATGTAGCTAAAGATGTTTTGGTTAATAATTGCTTGGTGGATATGTACTGCAAATGTGGTTCACTAGATATTGCTTTACAGGTATTTGAAAGGATGGATAGGCGGGATGTAACTTCATGGAATTCTATGATTCTTGGATTTGCGATGCATGGGAAGGCGGCGTTAGCATTTGAATATTTTGATCTTATGGTTAGGACATGGAAGTTAATTCCGAATTCAATTACCTTTGTTGGTGTTTTGAGTGCTTGTAATCACAGGTGTATGGTGAATGAGGGTCAAAAGTATTTTGAGATGATGGTTTCTGAGTATAACATTGAACCTCAGCTGGAGCACTATGGGTGCCTAGTTGATATTCTGGCTCGTGCTGGTTTGATTGATGAAGCTCTGAATTTGGTGTCAAGCATGCCCATGAAACCTGATGCTGTTATATGGAGGAGTCTTCTTGATTCTTGTTGCAAGAAAAATGCAAGTGTGGAGCTAAGCGAAGAAATGGCAAGGCAGGTCCTTGAGTCAAAAGGGGGTGACTGCAGTGGTGTTTACGTTCTCTTATCTAGAGTTTATGCATCAGCTAGCAGATGGAATGATGTTGGCTTGCTCAGAAAATTGATGACTGATAGAGGTGTAACAAAAGAACCTGGCTGTAGTTTGATAGAGATAGATGGTGTTACTCATGAATTTTTTGCCGGAGATACATCTCATGCTCGAACTAAAGATATTTATCAATTCCTGGAAGTGATTGAAGAAAGATTAGACTCTGTAGGGCATACACCTGACTATTCACAAGCGCCTATGGTCGATGAGTTGAATGACGGTAAGCAACAAAATCTTAGGGTCCATAGTGAGAGACTTGCTATTGCTTTGGGCCTTTTAAGCTCGAAACCAGGAATGCCAATACGAATTTTCAAGAATCTTCAGGTTTGCAGTGACTGCCACAAAGTAGCTAAACTAATCTCTAAAATCTTTCATGTGGAAATTATTATGAGAGATCGGGTTAGATTCCATCACTTCAAAGACGGTTTCTGTTCATGCATGGATTACTGGTGA
- the LOC110608923 gene encoding uncharacterized protein LOC110608923 isoform X2: protein MEFFHNAKAVRLRSHHDKYLHADDDEESVSQDRNGFSKNARWTVESVPGSDNIIRLKSCYGKYLTASNQPFLLGMTGRKVLQTLPRRLDSSLEWEPIREGAQVKLKTRYGNFLRANGGLPPWRNSLTHDIPCRIATQDWVLWDVDIVEIQVRPSHQEKPEPQPISHSDSWDFDSSSPSSISTKSGTFSRQESTDSYMGSPPKSEGRTIYYHVADESGDVDEDIMEAYSLHFKGNGVDGLTQKLREETGLQDIIVCSRSPLNGKLYPLRLQLPPNNADMHVFVIQSSSKVARDFAKQGIAL, encoded by the exons ATGGAGTTCTTCCACAATGCCAAGGCCGTGCGTCTCCGTAGCCACCACGACAAGTACCTCCACGCTGACGATGATGAGGAATCTGTCTCCCAAGACCGAAACGGATTCTCCAAGAACGCTAGATGGACTGTCGAGTCTGTCCCTGGATCCGACAACATAATCCGCCTCAAGTCTTGCTATGGTAAGTACCTCACCGCTTCTAACCAGCCTTTTCTTCTCGGCATGACTGGTCGGAAGGTCCTCCAGACTTTGCCCAGGAGGCTTGATTCCTCGCTTGAGTGGGAGCCCATCAGGGAAGGGGCGCAGGTTAAGCTCAAGACGCGTTATGGAAACTTCTTGAGAGCCAACGGAGGACTCCCGCCTTGGAGGAATTCTTTGACTCATGATATTCCTTGTAGAATTGCTACTCAGGATTGGGTTCTTTGGGATGTTGATATTGTTGAGATTCAAGTGAGGCCTTCGCATCAAGAGAAACCCGAGCCGCAGCCCATCTCTCATTCAGATTCTTGGGATTTCGATTCCAGTTCGCCCTCTTCCATCTCCACCAAATCTGGCACTTTCTCTAGACAAGAG TCGACTGATTCTTATATGGGTTCGCCTCCTAAATCTGAGGGAAGAACTATATACTATCACGTGGCGGATGAGAGTGGGGATGTAGATGAAGATATTATGGAGGCTTACTCATTGCATTTTAAGGGAAATGGGGTTGATGGGTTGACTCAGAAATTAAGGGAAGAGACAGGTCTTCAGGATATTATTGTCTGTTCTCGTAGTCCTTTGAATGGAAAGCTTTATCCACTTCGATTGCAGCTTCCTCCAAACAATGCTGATATGCATGTCTTTGTTATCCAGTCATCGTCCAAAG TTGCCAGAGATTTTGCAAAACAAGGAATCGCATTATGA
- the LOC110608923 gene encoding uncharacterized protein LOC110608923 isoform X1, translating into MEFFHNAKAVRLRSHHDKYLHADDDEESVSQDRNGFSKNARWTVESVPGSDNIIRLKSCYGKYLTASNQPFLLGMTGRKVLQTLPRRLDSSLEWEPIREGAQVKLKTRYGNFLRANGGLPPWRNSLTHDIPCRIATQDWVLWDVDIVEIQVRPSHQEKPEPQPISHSDSWDFDSSSPSSISTKSGTFSRQESTDSYMGSPPKSEGRTIYYHVADESGDVDEDIMEAYSLHFKGNGVDGLTQKLREETGLQDIIVCSRSPLNGKLYPLRLQLPPNNADMHVFVIQSSSKGTHLFIYCFNFIYFVVYVA; encoded by the exons ATGGAGTTCTTCCACAATGCCAAGGCCGTGCGTCTCCGTAGCCACCACGACAAGTACCTCCACGCTGACGATGATGAGGAATCTGTCTCCCAAGACCGAAACGGATTCTCCAAGAACGCTAGATGGACTGTCGAGTCTGTCCCTGGATCCGACAACATAATCCGCCTCAAGTCTTGCTATGGTAAGTACCTCACCGCTTCTAACCAGCCTTTTCTTCTCGGCATGACTGGTCGGAAGGTCCTCCAGACTTTGCCCAGGAGGCTTGATTCCTCGCTTGAGTGGGAGCCCATCAGGGAAGGGGCGCAGGTTAAGCTCAAGACGCGTTATGGAAACTTCTTGAGAGCCAACGGAGGACTCCCGCCTTGGAGGAATTCTTTGACTCATGATATTCCTTGTAGAATTGCTACTCAGGATTGGGTTCTTTGGGATGTTGATATTGTTGAGATTCAAGTGAGGCCTTCGCATCAAGAGAAACCCGAGCCGCAGCCCATCTCTCATTCAGATTCTTGGGATTTCGATTCCAGTTCGCCCTCTTCCATCTCCACCAAATCTGGCACTTTCTCTAGACAAGAG TCGACTGATTCTTATATGGGTTCGCCTCCTAAATCTGAGGGAAGAACTATATACTATCACGTGGCGGATGAGAGTGGGGATGTAGATGAAGATATTATGGAGGCTTACTCATTGCATTTTAAGGGAAATGGGGTTGATGGGTTGACTCAGAAATTAAGGGAAGAGACAGGTCTTCAGGATATTATTGTCTGTTCTCGTAGTCCTTTGAATGGAAAGCTTTATCCACTTCGATTGCAGCTTCCTCCAAACAATGCTGATATGCATGTCTTTGTTATCCAGTCATCGTCCAAAGGtacacatttatttatttattgcttcaattttatttattttgtggtGTATGTAGCCTGA
- the LOC110608932 gene encoding LEAF RUST 10 DISEASE-RESISTANCE LOCUS RECEPTOR-LIKE PROTEIN KINASE-like 1.5: MPQPPPPLSSAVFFLLFCLNAIFVAAEAACAFKAQSFSRSSCPPFSSAPPFPFSISPGCGHPSFQLKCSSPHSTISINNLSFSLIRFEPNSSSLTLSPQAHSFTSAKTSTQSNCSSLSIPPHSINLSGSPFRFSDSDCSRLSVVRSCSAPNLPNCSHCPWECKLIKNPVQLLHGCGSTRRPLSEQGCQPDILGYLDQFLTFGLQVVYDEFQDSYFSSCRDCKSNNGICGFNSSDPEKRFLCFQSKSRFSPPWIREDDANRIAILCSVFTVLCLLLVILVVAAIYRSRRLRSLATEEDPTTLFLHRHRSASLLPPVFTYEELESSTNSFDPKGKIGDGGFGSVFLGYLRDGRIVAVKYLHKHHHAAAAGRAFSTKSFCNEILILSSIDHPNLVKLHGYCSDPRGLLLVYDYVPNGTLADHLHGPKSSYRKASLTWQVRLDIALQTALALEYLHFAVHPAIVHRDITSSNIFVEKDMKIKVGDFGLSRLLVFPETSSSSSGYVWTGPQGTPGYLDPDYHRSFRLTEKSDVYSFGVVLLELISGLKAVDQSRDKREMALADLVVSKIQMGQLHQVVDPVLAVEGEGNESIYAVAELAFRCVAADKDDRPDSREVVEELKRVRSRTRGFGGANNSGEMAKG, translated from the coding sequence ATGCCTCAACCACCTCCTCCTCTTTCCTCCGCCgtcttctttcttctcttttgtCTTAATGCCATTTTTGTAGCTGCTGAAGCAGCTTGTGCTTTTAAAGCTCAGTCATTTTCCAGATCTTCCTGTCCTCCCTTCTCGTCCGCTCCTCCTTTTCCCTTCTCTATATCGCCTGGTTGTGGTCACCCTTCCTTCCAGCTCAAATGCTCTTCCCCTCACTCCACCATCTCCATTAACAAcctttctttctctctcatTCGCTTTGAACCCaactcttcttctcttactctttccCCACAAGCCCACTCCTTTACGTCTGCCAAAACATCTACTCAATCCAACTGTTCTTCTCTTTCCATTCCTCCCCACTCCATCAATCTATCTGGTTCGCCATTTCGATTTTCTGACTCTGACTGTTCTCGTCTCTCTGTTGTTCGCTCTTGTTCAGCTCCAAATCTCCCCAATTGCAGTCATTGCCCTTGGGAATGCAAGCTCATCAAGAACCCAGTTCAACTCCTCCATGGTTGTGGATCTACTCGCCGCCCTCTCTCCGAGCAGGGTTGTCAACCTGACATTCTAGGCTATCTTGATCAGTTTTTAACGTTTGGGCTGCAGGTTGTGTATGATGAATTTCAAGATTCTTACTTTTCAAGCTGCAGGGATTGCAAATCTAATAATGGAATTTGCGGCTTCAATTCTTCAGACCCAGAAAAACGATTCCTCTGTTTTCAGTCTAAATCTCGCTTCTCACCTCCATGGATTCGCGAAGATGATGCTAATAGAATAGCCATTTTGTGTTCAGTCTTCACTGTACTTTGTTTATTACTCGTCATTTTGGTTGTTGCAGCGATTTACAGGTCTAGGCGCTTGAGATCATTAGCCACTGAAGAAGACCCAACAACACTATTCCTTCACCGCCACCGCTCTGCGAGTTTGCTCCCCCCTGTGTTCACCTACGAGGAGCTAGAATCCTCCACCAACAGCTTCGACCCAAAAGGCAAAATTGGTGATGGTGGTTTTGGTTCCGTATTCCTGGGTTATCTCCGCGACGGTCGAATTGTGGCTGTTAAGTACCTGCACAAACACCATCATGCCGCAGCCGCTGGCAGAGCGTTCTCCACCAAGTCATTCTGCAATGAAATTCTGATATTATCTTCAATAGATCACCCAAATCTCGTTAAGCTTCACGGATACTGCAGCGATCCGAGAGGGCTACTTCTGGTATATGACTATGTCCCTAATGGCACTCTCGCCGACCACCTCCATGGCCCAAAGAGTTCGTACCGCAAAGCGTCTTTAACATGGCAAGTGAGGCTTGATATTGCATTGCAAACGGCTCTAGCTCTCGAGTACTTGCATTTCGCGGTTCATCCGGCAATCGTTCATAGGGATATAACATCATCAAATATTTTTGTAGAGAAAGATATGAAAATTAAAGTTGGGGACTTTGGACTCTCAAGGCTCTTGGTTTTCCCGGAAACCTCTTCGTCTTCATCAGGGTATGTTTGGACTGGACCTCAGGGTACGCCCGGGTACTTGGACCCGGATTACCACCGATCTTTCCGGTTAACAGAGAAGAGCGACGTGTACAGCTTCGGAGTGGTGTTATTAGAGCTAATATCAGGGTTGAAAGCGGTGGATCAGAGCAGAGACAAGAGAGAAATGGCTCTGGCTGATCTGGTAGTATCCAAGATCCAAATGGGTCAGCTCCATCAAGTTGTGGACCCAGTATTGGCTGTGGAAGGGGAGGGGAACGAGAGCATATATGCGGTGGCGGAGCTGGCGTTCCGATGCGTGGCGGCGGATAAGGATGATAGGCCGGATTCGAGGGAGGTGGTGGAGGAGCTGAAGCGGGTCCGGAGCCGCACGCGTGGGTTTGGCGGGGCGAATAATTCGGGTGAGATGGCAAAGGGGTGA
- the LOC110627839 gene encoding putative RING-H2 finger protein ATL21C, which translates to MMFKHSSFTLFSLVFISIPCLISAQACQNSCGKMPIRYPFGTGLGCGDPRFQKHVTCNQDKLTFTTHTGCYPVNNIDYTNQVIYISDPSMSTCACTQPSKGFGLDWDAPFSFHDDTVFTLLDCSTTSSPIYKTNSNSYNNGTVVPQCDRTGAPICSFLYSCQAISMLNLPISTCCVYTPVDLGPSFEMDLQKLQCSSYSGFYSFDGQEANPENWKYGIALKYKFNVYNDYPGSCADCERSNGVCGYGGAYNTFICNCPNGLNTTSDCFFGSSYNHGSSLLQWQTGNWVIYSSALFLVWALLCSV; encoded by the exons ATGATGTTTAAGCACTCTTCTTTCACTCTTTTCTCCTTAGTTTTCATCAGTATCCCCTGCTTGATCTCAGCACAAGCCTGCCAGAATTCCTGCGGCAAAATGCCCATCAGGTATCCATTTGGGACTGGCCTTGGATGTGGCGATCCACGATTCCAAAAACATGTAACTTGCAATCAAGACAAGCTCACCTTCACAACCCATACTGGCTGTTATCCTGTCAATAACATAGACTACACCAATCAAGTTATATACATCTCTGATCCTTCTATGTCAACCTGTGCTTGCACTCAACCAAGCAAAGGCTTTGGCTTGGACTGGGACGCCCCTTTCTCTTTTCATGATGATACTGTCTTTACTTTGCTCGACTGCTCCACCACTTCATCTCCCATTTATAAAACTAACAGCAATAGTTATAATAATGGCACTGTAGTCCCTCAGTGTGATAGAACTGGCGCACCAATTTGCAGTTTCTTGTACTCCTGCCAAGCCATCAGCATGCTCAATCTCCCAATCTCTACTTGCTGTGTTTACACTCCGGTTGATCTCGGACCATCATTTGAAATGGATTTACAGAAGCTGCAATGCAGTTCTTATTCTGGGTTTTATAGCTTTGATGGACAGGAGGCTAATCCTGAAAATTGGAAGTATGGAATTGCACTGAAGTACAAGTTTAATGTGTATAATGACTATCCTGGTTCATGTGCTGATTGCGAGAGGAGCAATGGTGTTTGTGGGTATGGTGGAGCTTACAATACTTTTATCTGTAACTGTCCTAATGGTCTCAACACTACATCAGACTGTTTCTTTGGATCATCATATAATCATGGTTCAAGCCTTCTCCAATGGCAGACAG GCAACTGGGTGATCTATTCCTCGGCTTTATTTCTGGTTTGGGCCTTGCTGTGCAGTGTGTGA
- the LOC110619243 gene encoding hydroxyproline O-galactosyltransferase GALT6 has product MKRVKVESSVPLTRLTLIQALMAVLLVYLLFMGLEIPLIFKTGYGSVPADATLPRTLLVHDDGVTRTVLDPHRVFHGTPERGMRETKRLSGLLFNETIADSVDEFSVLHKAAKQAWLAGKKLWEELESGKFQPNPIDVDNRTEHCPVSITLSSSEFLARNRIIELPCGLTLGSHITVVGSPRWAHKEKDPKIALLKEGEEALMVSQFMMELLGLKTVDGEEPPRILHFNPRLKGDWSGKPVIEQNTCYRMHWGTPLRCEGWSSQADEETVDGLVKCEKWLRDDDTNSEDSKATWWLNRLVGRKKKISFNWPFPFAEGKLFILTLSTGLEGYHINVDGRHITSFPYRTGFVLEDATGLFLNGDVDVHSVFAASLPSSHPSVAPQQHLEMFRKWQAPPLLDGKVELFIGILSAGNHFAERMAVRKTWMQHKLITSSKVVARFFVALSGRKEINAQLKKEADFFGDIVIVPYVDTYDLVVLKTVAICEYGVHTMDAKYIMKCDDDTFVRVEVMIQEAKKVPRDRSLYIGNINYYHKVFRSGKWAVTYEEWPEEEYPPYANGPGYIISSDIAEFIVAEFQNHQLRLFKMEDVSMGMWVEKFNGSKPVEYVHSIKFCQDGCTEDYYTAHYQSPRQMICLWEKLQQGEPQCCNMR; this is encoded by the exons ATGAAGCGAGTCAAGGTCGAGTCTTCAGTCCCATTGACTCGACTCACGTTGATTCAGGCTTTAATGGCCGTCCTTCTTGTGTACTTGCTTTTCATGGGCCTTGAAATCCCTCTCATTTTCAAAACCGGCTATGGCTCGGTGCCTGCCGATGCCACCTTGCCTAGGACTTTATTGGTCCACGATGATGGAGTAACTCGAACAGTGTTGGACCCTCATCGGGTCTTTCACGGGACTCCTGAAAGGGGAATGCGAGAGACGAAAAGACTATCTGGTCTGTTATTCAACGAGACTATTGCTGACTCTGTCGACGAGTTCTCTGTCCTTCACAAGGCCGCTAAACAGGCGTGGCTGGCCGGGAAGAAGCTCTGGGAAGAGTTGGAGTCGGGTAAATTTCAACCTAACCCGATCGACGTCGACAATCGCACTGAACATTGCCCGGTATCTATAACTTTATCCAGCTCAGAGTTTTTGGCCCGTAACCGGATCATAGAGCTTCCATGCGGACTGACTCTGGGGTCCCACATAACCGTGGTGGGGAGTCCAAGATGGGCTCACAAGGAGAAGGACCCGAAAATAGCGTTGCTGAAGGAGGGGGAAGAGGCGCTGATGGTGTCCCAGTTCATGATGGAGTTACTTGGTTTGAAGACTGTTGATGGGGAGGAGCCACCAAGAATTCTCCATTTCAACCCCAGATTGAAAGGTGATTGGAGCGGGAAACCTGTGATAGAGCAGAATACTTGCTATAGAATGCACTGGGGAACTCCGTTGAGATGCGAGGGATGGAGTTCTCAGGCCGATGAGGAAACTG TTGATGGGCTGGTGAAATGCGAGAAATGGCTTCGTGATGATGATACTAACTCAGAAGATTCAAAAGCCACATGGTGGTTGAACAGACTCGTAGGACGAAAAAAGAAGATCTCTTTCAACTGGCCATTCCCTTTTGCTGAGGGAAAGTTATTCATTCTTACTTTGAGTACTGGCTTGGAAGGTTATCACATAAACGTTGACGGGAGACATATCACTTCTTTTCCATATCGCACT GGATTTGTTCTAGAGGATGCCACTGGATTATTTTTGAATGGGGATGTTGATGTGCATTCTGTTTTTGCTGCTTCCTTACCTTCCTCTCATCCAAGTGTTGCACCACAGCAGCATCTTGAGATGTTCAGGAAGTGGCAAGCACCACCTCTTCTTGATGGGAAAGTTGAGCTCTTCATTGGCATCCTCTCCGCTGGTAACCATTTTGCTGAGCGGATGGCTGTAAGAAAAACTTGGATGCAGCATAAGCTGATAACATCTTCAAAAGTGGTAGCTCGGTTTTTTGTAGCATTG AGTGGAAGAAAGGAAATAAATGCACAGCTAAAGAAAGAGGCAGATTTTTTTGGTGATATTGTTATAGTTCCATACGTGGATACTTATGACCTTGTTGTATTGAAGACAGTTGCAATATGTGAATATGGG GTTCACACTATGGATGCAAAGTATATTATGAAGTGCGACGATGACACCTTTGTCAGGGTGGAGGTCATGATACAGGAAGCAAAGAAGGTGCCAAGAGATAGAAGCCTCTATATTGGAAATATTAACTACTACCACAAGGTTTTCCGTAGTGGAAAGTGGGCAGTGACATATGAG GAATGGCCAGAAGAAGAGTACCCACCATATGCAAATGGTCCAGGTTATATAATCTCATCGGACATTGCAGAATTTATTGTGGCCGAGTTTCAAAATCACCAGTTGAGA CTATTCAAGATGGAAGATGTGAGCATGGGAATGTGGGTGGAAAAGTTCAATGGCTCAAAACCTGTAGAGTATGTGCACAGCATTAAGTTTTGCCAGGATGGATGCACTGAAGATTATTACACTGCTCATTACCAGTCTCCAAGACAGATGATATGCCTCTGGGAAAAATTACAACAGGGAGAGCCCCAATGCTGCAATATGAGATGA
- the LOC110608936 gene encoding tetratricopeptide repeat protein 38 has protein sequence MEGAVKLDRWGYQVNTTSDACITAINAYYHQVLSYGRERRMILDAPLHDHDCVLANILAAHFLFSADPSRAPFHFQAAKSRLAQATPYERAVFEAINSLVSENRDDDVAIESHAKLLNDYPKDLVSLKRAQVLCFYMGRPDLSLDLVHQVLPKNEQEDYIYGMLAFPLLELGRMADAEKAARKGYEKNKQDCWAQHAVCHVLQYECRFKEAVEFMEGCSSSWNSCSSFMLTHNWWHVALCYLEGHASMEEVLGVYDHQIWKELERDDAASPEVYLNALGLLLRVHVRNTLDIFEDRLKALADRVKDEANWHVEWHLDLLISWALAKTGELSKAEDLLKGLKSRISSMNKKKQQRMRRGMLLAEALYEYGRGNNKQALEVLGPDFDANDCKMIGASDEQLDVFNEVWYDMLLSTGQATKAIEVIEKRIKKREGVPFMWRLLERGYAMTGSQEAEVASEKARALEAAYFV, from the exons ATGGAGGGAGCTGTCAAATTGGACAGGTGGGGTTACCAAGTTAATACCACTTCTGATGCTTGCATCACTGCCATCAACGCCTATTATCACCAG GTGCTAAGCTATGGGAGAGAGAGACGTATGATTCTGGATGCTCCTCTTCATGACCATGATTGCGTATTAGCCAATATTTTGGCTGCTCATTTCCTCTTCTCTGCCGATCCTTCTCGAGCTCCTTTCCATTTCCAAGCTGCCAAGTCTCGACTT GCACAAGCAACCCCATATGAGAGAGCGGTTTTTGAAGCGATTAATTCCTTGGTTTCTGAGAACAGAGACGATGATGTTGCCATCGAAAGTCATGCGAAG CTCTTGAATGACTACCCAAAAGATCTGGTGTCTCTGAAAAGGGCTCAAGTGCTGTGTTTCTACATGGGTAGACCTGATCTGTCTCTGGACCTCGTTCATCAG GTTCTACCCAAAAATGAACAAGAAGATTATATATATGGCATGCTGGCTTTTCCATTACTGGAGCTGGGCCGAATGGCTGATGCTGAGAAAGCTGCAAGAAAGGGATATGAAAAAAACAAGCAGGATTGCTGGGCACAACATGCT GTATGCCATGTTCTTCAGTATGAGTGCCGTTTCAAAGAGGCAGTAGAGTTCATGGAAGGATGCTCGTCTTCTTGGAATTCTTGTTCATCATTTAT GCTGACACATAATTGGTGGCATGTAGCTCTTTGTTACTTAGAAGGTCATGCTTCAATGGAAGAAGTGTTGGGAGTTTATGATCATCAAATCTGGAAGGAGTTAGAAAGAGATGATGCCGCATCTCCGGAG GTTTACTTGAATGCCTTGGGTTTATTGTTGCGTGTTCATGTGCGCAATACACTTGATATCTTTGAGGACCGTTTGAAGGCCTTAGCAGACAGAGTAAAAGATGAA GCCAATTGGCATGTTGAATGGCACCTTGACCTGTTGATATCATGGGCCTTAGCAAAGACTGGCGAGCTATCAAAAGCAGAAGATTTACTTAAGGGCTTAAAATCCAG AATTTCTAGTATGAACAAGAAGAAGCAACAAAGAATGCGGAGAGGAATGCTG CTTGCAGAAGCCCTGTATGAGTATGGGAGGGGTAACAACAAACAAGCATTAGAAGTACTAGGTCCTGATTTTGATGCCAATGATTGCAAG ATGATTGGAGCATCTGATGAGCAACTTGATGTATTTAATGAAGTCTGGTATGACATGTTGCTCAGTACTGGCCAAGCTACCAAGG CAATTGAAGTAATTGAGAAACGGATCAAGAAGAGAGAAGGCGTCCCTTTCATGTGGCGCCTACTG gaaaGGGGCTATGCAATGACCGGTAGTCAGGAAGCTGAAGTTGCCAGTGAGAAGGCTAGGGCATTAGAAGCTGCATACTTCGTTTAG